A single Amphiura filiformis chromosome 19, Afil_fr2py, whole genome shotgun sequence DNA region contains:
- the LOC140141250 gene encoding organic cation transporter protein-like has protein sequence MKFDDILLTIGEFGPFQIRIFLLISFAAIPTALHHLSQVFLAGQSDHWCAVPELDSINCTDGGIIDDRLCQEAKRNATIPCTKSDCTEFAKCDRYDISELYFSPGDIQDVNSTSSIACDAGWVYDRSMYHSSIISEFDLVCDRKTLPRIAQSIYFAGVLIGSVLFGSMADWIGRYLTFFICVLMEVVLGVAVAFSPDFITYTVFRFFLSMCNMGLFLMAFVIVTEIAGPSKRVIAGVAIEFYFASGYMLLALAAYFVRDWRTLQLVLTIPVALFAFLIPILTESPRWLISRGKYGKAETILRKVADVNQKRLPIPLFEEVEVNKHLEILRTERQPSVLDLYKTPNLRAKTLNLMWNWCVNSLVYYGLSLSTSNLGGDQYVAFFISGAVEVPAYLYSLIAIELFGRKINLAGTMIIGGFACFATIFIPLGVWRTTVAMIGKFCIAASFAITYVFAAELYPTPVRSAGMGISSMSARIGGILAPLILVLGDYWKPLPLIIFGACSISAGLLALILPETKGKALPETLQEGELFGKRHQTTTNGNEEKQDGAFNTDINGDTKRASLDGTDNPTFEDAHL, from the exons ATGAAATTCGACGATATCTTGTTGACAATCGGCGAATTTGGGCCTTTCCAGATTCGTATATTTCTTCTAATCAGTTTCGCAGCCATTCCTACGGCACTTCATCATTTATCTCAGGTGTTTTTAGCCGGACAATCAGATCACTGGTGCGCCGTTCCAGAACTAGACTCCATCAATTGCACAGATGGGGGGATTATTGATGATCGACTTTGTCAAGAAGCAAAGCGAAATGCCACAATTCCTTGTACCAAATCGGATTGTACAGAATTTGCTAAATGTGATCGATATGACATATCGGAATTGTATTTTTCTCCTGGCGATATTCAGGATGTCAATTCTACCAGTTCAATTGCATGTGATGCAGGATGGGTTTACGATAGAAGTATGTATCATTCCAGTATTATTTCAGAG TTTGACCTTGTCTGTGACAGGAAAACATTACCACGCATTGCACAGTCTATTTATTTTGCTGGGGTTCTCATAGGATCTGTACTCTTCGGATCGATGGCTGATTG GATTGGGCGTTATCTAACCTTCTTCATCTGTGTCCTCATGGAAGTCGTCTTAGGAGTAGCCGTTGCCTTCTCGCCTGACTTTATCACATATACAGTATTTCGATTTTTTCTTTCGATGTGTAACATGGGACTATTTCTCATGGCTTTCGTAATTG TTACAGAGATCGCAGGTCCTTCTAAGCGAGTTATCGCTGGGGTAGCCATTGAATTTTACTTCGCATCTGggtatatgttattagctttagcGGCCTACTTTGTCCGGGATTGGAGAACTCTTCAACTTGTCTTGACGATACCAGTCGCGCTATTTGCTTTTCTTATTCC AATATTGACCGAGTCGCCAAGATGGTTAATATCACGGGGCAAATATGGGAAAGCGGAGACAATACTCAGGAAAGTTGCAGATGTTAATCAGAAACGGCTTCCTATTCCACTGTTTGAAGAAGTCGAAGTAAATAAGCACCTT GAAATCTTAAGGACAGAACGGCAACCGTCTGTTCTCGACTTGTACAAAACACCAAATCTACGAGCAAAAACTCTCAATCTTATGTGGAACTG GTGTGTTAATAGTTTGGTATACTACGGGCTGTCCCTAAGCACATCAAACCTCGGGGGTGATCAATATGTAGCATTCTTTATATCAGGCGCCGTGGAGGTTCCCGCTTATTTATATTCTCTTATAGCCATTGAATTATTCGGCAGGAAGATCAACTTGGCTGGTACCATGATCATCGGCGGATTTGCTTGTTTTGCAACAATTTTCATTC CTCTTGGAGTTTGGCGTACAACTGTTGCGATGATAGGCAAGTTTTGCATAGCAGCCTCCTTTGCTATAACCTACGTATTTGCTGCCGAACTTTACCCAACGCCAGTAAG GAGTGCTGGTATGGGGATATCTTCAATGTCTGCACGTATTGGTGGCATTCTAGCACCACTTATCTTGGTACTCGGTGATTATTGGAAACCTCTTCCATTGATCATTTTTGGCGCATGCTCCATATCGGCTGGTCTTCTTGCTCTCATCCTGCCCGAGACGAAAGGAAAAGCCTTACCTGAGACTTTGCAAGAAGGAGAACTGTTTGGAAA gcGCCACCAAACGACTACTAATGGAAACGAAGAAAAACAAGATGGCGCTTTTAATACTGATATCAATGGAGATACAAAGAGGGCGTCATTGGATGGCACAGATAATCCAACTTTTGAAGATGCACATTTATGA